A window of Vibrio ishigakensis contains these coding sequences:
- a CDS encoding sodium-dependent transporter, which yields MATGNTTAAPRDNWGSRLGFVMAAAGSAVGLGNIWKFPYTAGENGGGAFVLIYLAFVIFIGFSVMLTEFAIGRHTSRSAVGSFKSTDKRWTFVGVIGVLSGLLIMGFYPVVGGWALAYIPKIATGLLDTPEAIGDSFGGFISNPVQPLLWMAAYLVLNIVIVSKGISGGIEKAGKVLMPLLFLILIIVAVKGLSLEGAGAGLEFLFKPDFSKVDSHVVLAALGQAFFSLSLGMGCMITYGSYLKKKENLVQTTGMVVGMDTAVALLAGIAMFPAMFAFNMEPAAGPGLVFVVVPQLFAEMGGVGLLFALMFFIGLTVAALTSSVSLLEVVVSYLIDEKGMKRTTAVLSASSVMAIMCVFASLSLGGLGPTLFDTGVFDIFDLLTDKVFLAVGGMFICIFAGWRLNRADLEKEITNEGKVSFPLFGLWYNLVKYVIPFAVAIVAIAGIVSGFDSGKGPIMILAIAIIGLAAIFSRRF from the coding sequence GTGGCGACTGGTAACACAACAGCAGCCCCTCGTGATAACTGGGGCTCACGACTAGGATTTGTTATGGCCGCAGCAGGTTCAGCTGTAGGTCTAGGTAACATTTGGAAATTCCCATACACAGCTGGTGAGAACGGTGGTGGTGCATTTGTACTTATCTACCTTGCGTTCGTAATCTTTATCGGCTTCAGCGTAATGCTGACCGAATTTGCGATCGGCCGTCATACGAGCCGTTCAGCTGTAGGTTCATTTAAATCGACAGACAAGCGTTGGACCTTTGTTGGTGTAATCGGTGTACTAAGTGGTCTATTGATCATGGGCTTCTACCCTGTAGTAGGTGGTTGGGCTCTAGCGTACATTCCTAAGATTGCAACAGGTCTTCTAGACACCCCAGAAGCTATCGGTGACAGCTTCGGCGGCTTTATCTCTAACCCAGTTCAACCTCTACTTTGGATGGCAGCATACCTAGTGCTTAACATCGTTATCGTAAGTAAGGGTATCTCTGGCGGTATCGAGAAAGCTGGTAAGGTTCTAATGCCTCTACTATTCCTTATCCTTATCATCGTAGCGGTGAAAGGTCTTTCTCTAGAGGGTGCTGGTGCAGGTCTTGAGTTCCTATTCAAGCCAGACTTCTCGAAAGTAGACAGCCACGTTGTTCTAGCAGCACTTGGTCAAGCGTTCTTCTCACTATCTCTAGGTATGGGTTGTATGATCACATACGGTAGCTACCTGAAGAAGAAAGAGAACCTAGTTCAGACTACAGGTATGGTTGTAGGTATGGATACTGCGGTAGCTCTACTTGCAGGTATCGCTATGTTCCCAGCAATGTTCGCGTTCAACATGGAACCAGCAGCTGGCCCAGGTCTAGTATTCGTTGTTGTTCCTCAGCTATTCGCTGAAATGGGCGGCGTAGGTCTACTGTTCGCACTTATGTTCTTCATCGGTCTAACGGTTGCAGCACTAACCTCTTCTGTATCTCTTCTAGAAGTAGTTGTGTCTTACCTAATCGACGAGAAAGGCATGAAGCGTACCACTGCAGTACTTTCTGCTAGCTCAGTAATGGCTATCATGTGTGTGTTCGCATCACTATCTCTAGGTGGTCTTGGTCCTACACTGTTCGATACAGGCGTATTCGACATCTTCGACCTACTGACTGACAAGGTATTCCTAGCGGTTGGCGGTATGTTCATCTGTATCTTCGCAGGCTGGCGTCTAAACCGTGCTGACCTTGAGAAAGAAATCACCAACGAAGGTAAGGTATCTTTCCCACTGTTCGGTCTATGGTACAACCTAGTTAAGTACGTGATTCCTTTCGCTGTAGCAATCGTTGCAATCGCTGGTATCGTAAGCGGCTTCGATAGCGGTAAAGGTCCAATCATGATTCTTGCTATCGCAATCATTGGCCTAGCGGCAATCTTCTCTCGTCGCTTCTAA
- a CDS encoding ATP-dependent DNA helicase, with protein sequence MKINKVFSTDGALGKAIKGFQPRDAQTEMAQAVMDTIKEKSQLVVEAGTGTGKTFAYLAPALLSGKKAIVSTGSKNLQEQLYHRDLPLMKDALGFTGRVALLKGRANYLCLDRLSRQMIESHGHHADPQLLSQLVKVRSWSSSTQSGDLGECEDLPEDSPVIADITSNNDNCLGKECPSYDDCFVFKARNRALEADLVVVNHHLFLADMAVKETGFGELLPEAEVFIFDEAHQIPDIASQYFGQSLSSRQVNELAKDIEIGYRTEAKDMRQLQKVADKLVSTAAELRISLGEPGFRGNWRESMKNLDVQRNVERLSDALQLAREVLKVALGRSQLLDTAFDRVTVLQNRLERVCDTSIMGYSYWFDCTRRHFSLNITPLSVADKFQQQVTEQGGSWVFTSATLSVSNDFGHFTSRLGLKPKQQIALTSPFDYQTQAKLCVPRYLPEPNSPMMSQKLVSMLGPVIEANRGRCFFLCTSHAMVKDLTERFRERLDLPVLMQGESSKQALLQEFVSLGDALLIATGAFWEGVDVRGDTLSCVIIDKLPFTAPDDPLLKARIEDCKLSGGEPFSEVQLPDAVIALKQGAGRLIRDTNDKGALIICDNRLVTRDYGKLFLSSLPPMPRTRSVSVVKEFLQSVDGDRQ encoded by the coding sequence TTGAAGATAAATAAGGTTTTTTCCACCGATGGAGCCCTAGGTAAGGCGATAAAGGGCTTTCAACCGCGTGATGCCCAGACCGAAATGGCGCAGGCGGTGATGGATACCATCAAGGAGAAAAGCCAGCTGGTGGTTGAGGCAGGTACGGGTACCGGTAAGACCTTTGCCTATCTAGCCCCTGCTTTATTAAGTGGTAAGAAAGCCATAGTCTCAACCGGTTCTAAAAACCTGCAAGAGCAGTTGTATCACCGTGACCTTCCGTTAATGAAAGACGCCCTAGGCTTTACTGGTCGAGTGGCACTTTTGAAGGGCAGGGCAAACTACCTTTGCCTAGATAGACTAAGTCGCCAGATGATAGAGAGTCATGGTCATCACGCCGATCCACAGCTTCTTAGCCAATTGGTCAAGGTGCGCTCTTGGTCCTCATCTACCCAGTCGGGAGACTTGGGTGAATGTGAGGACCTGCCAGAAGATAGCCCTGTAATTGCTGACATCACCTCGAACAACGATAACTGCTTAGGAAAAGAGTGTCCTAGCTACGATGACTGCTTTGTATTCAAGGCGAGAAACCGCGCACTAGAGGCAGACCTTGTGGTGGTGAACCATCACCTATTTTTAGCGGATATGGCGGTGAAAGAGACTGGCTTTGGTGAGCTATTACCAGAGGCAGAGGTATTTATCTTCGATGAGGCACACCAGATCCCAGACATCGCCAGTCAGTATTTTGGCCAATCACTGAGCTCGCGTCAGGTAAATGAGCTAGCTAAGGATATAGAGATTGGCTATCGCACTGAGGCCAAGGATATGCGTCAGTTGCAAAAGGTGGCGGATAAGCTAGTGAGTACGGCGGCAGAGCTTCGAATCTCTTTGGGTGAACCGGGCTTTCGCGGAAACTGGCGTGAGAGCATGAAAAATCTCGATGTTCAGCGGAATGTGGAGAGACTCAGTGATGCCCTGCAATTGGCACGTGAAGTACTCAAGGTTGCTCTTGGACGCTCCCAGCTTTTGGACACCGCCTTTGATAGGGTGACCGTGCTTCAGAACCGCCTTGAACGGGTCTGTGATACCTCCATCATGGGATATTCCTACTGGTTTGATTGCACCAGACGCCATTTCTCGTTGAACATCACGCCATTATCAGTGGCAGACAAATTTCAACAGCAGGTAACAGAGCAGGGTGGCAGTTGGGTTTTTACCTCAGCAACCCTGTCGGTTTCCAACGACTTTGGCCACTTTACCTCGCGCTTGGGTCTAAAACCGAAACAGCAGATAGCTTTAACCAGCCCATTTGATTATCAAACCCAGGCCAAATTGTGTGTGCCAAGATATCTGCCTGAGCCGAATAGTCCTATGATGTCGCAAAAGCTGGTTTCTATGCTTGGGCCGGTTATCGAGGCCAACAGAGGTCGCTGTTTCTTTCTCTGCACCTCACACGCTATGGTAAAAGATCTCACTGAACGTTTTCGTGAACGCCTCGACTTGCCGGTTCTGATGCAGGGGGAGAGCAGTAAGCAAGCCCTGCTACAAGAGTTCGTTTCTCTTGGAGATGCGCTGCTTATTGCAACAGGTGCATTCTGGGAGGGGGTTGATGTTAGAGGTGACACATTAAGCTGTGTTATCATCGACAAATTGCCCTTTACCGCCCCAGATGACCCGCTTCTTAAGGCCCGAATCGAGGATTGTAAACTCAGTGGAGGTGAGCCCTTCTCTGAGGTGCAACTGCCCGATGCCGTGATTGCATTAAAGCAGGGTGCGGGACGTTTGATTCGAGATACCAACGATAAGGGCGCATTGATCATCTGCGACAACCGCTTGGTAACTCGAGACTATGGCAAGCTGTTCTTATCTAGCTTGCCCCCAATGCCGAGAACCCGAAGTGTCTCGGTGGTAAAAGAATTTCTTCAGTCTGTCGACGGTGATCGACAGTAA
- a CDS encoding VOC family protein, which produces MDKLTQAELHPQQMLGRVEEFMDKIQALATELNLPIAEFQADHLALRINDSELARLAHQAWSEHGSTISEAMINGRPIVVILFDEPIKVKGWNIECLELPYPAEGKLYPVQDWEHVEFVIPSNAQSADDFFAELKQAYPSFEQAVKEGDFKLKLSSPKGEGERLANPTVAIKNKGVCIKLHPHPLKAVVESEQGL; this is translated from the coding sequence TTGGACAAGCTAACACAAGCCGAATTACACCCGCAGCAGATGCTAGGGCGCGTTGAAGAATTTATGGATAAGATTCAAGCTCTTGCCACAGAACTTAACCTGCCAATCGCCGAGTTTCAGGCGGACCATCTAGCGCTTCGTATCAATGATAGTGAGCTTGCCAGGCTTGCTCATCAGGCTTGGTCTGAGCATGGCAGCACCATCTCAGAGGCGATGATCAACGGTCGCCCAATCGTGGTTATCTTGTTTGATGAGCCGATTAAGGTGAAAGGATGGAATATCGAATGCCTTGAGCTGCCATATCCAGCAGAAGGAAAGCTCTATCCGGTGCAAGACTGGGAGCATGTTGAGTTCGTGATTCCCTCGAATGCACAAAGCGCTGATGACTTCTTTGCAGAGCTGAAACAGGCTTATCCAAGCTTTGAACAGGCAGTGAAAGAGGGGGATTTCAAGCTCAAGCTATCTAGCCCGAAAGGCGAAGGTGAGCGTCTGGCTAACCCGACGGTCGCCATCAAAAATAAAGGGGTGTGCATTAAGCTACACCCCCATCCGCTAAAGGCTGTTGTCGAGTCCGAACAAGGCCTATAG
- a CDS encoding MATE family efflux transporter yields MKNILKLALPLTLSQLIAMALVLTDVWMMSRISVADLAAGGLGASVYSFVFLIASSAVGCVANLIAIAYGQSIARPEYGREQIRFAVKGAVMLSVLLSVLLSFSFVFAPQLLLNAQQSPEVIEIAMLYLHALKWAMLPTLLLLVLRGLTSTFGDVRSVMLMSIVTVIVNVPISYLLAFTLDWGIAGLGYGTAIAAWLVLLGYGFWVFNQQKYQRFAPWLNLQEYTPKLMLPLLSMGAPIAFASMLEHGLIYGGTLMAGMIGVASLALHQILLQCLSFTWNINFGFAQAAAILVGKEYGATNYNGITAIAKKSFVIVSALSFVIAAGFAIWPESVASLFQLDSDGGHELTDILSSVIWVVALCFVVDAWQLLAINILRGMKIVVVPTIMTAIGYWAFGLPAAWLLMKAFGLAGIWGGIGIGLGVTGILLLAQVIFETRRFHSHSQVQVA; encoded by the coding sequence ATGAAAAACATCCTAAAGCTAGCGCTACCACTGACATTATCTCAACTCATCGCTATGGCTTTGGTACTCACCGATGTCTGGATGATGTCGCGCATCAGTGTTGCGGACCTAGCCGCTGGTGGACTTGGCGCCTCTGTATATTCGTTTGTTTTTCTTATCGCAAGTAGCGCAGTTGGTTGCGTTGCCAACCTAATCGCCATCGCGTACGGACAAAGTATCGCAAGGCCTGAATATGGCCGCGAGCAGATCCGCTTTGCGGTGAAGGGAGCGGTGATGCTCTCAGTATTACTAAGCGTACTGCTCAGCTTTAGCTTTGTGTTTGCGCCGCAATTGCTACTAAATGCTCAGCAGTCCCCTGAAGTGATTGAGATCGCCATGCTGTACTTGCATGCATTGAAGTGGGCCATGTTACCAACGCTCTTGCTATTGGTACTTCGAGGCCTAACCAGCACCTTTGGTGATGTACGCTCGGTAATGCTGATGTCTATCGTGACCGTGATTGTGAATGTGCCTATCAGCTACTTGCTTGCCTTTACCCTAGATTGGGGTATTGCGGGGCTAGGTTATGGCACGGCGATAGCGGCTTGGTTAGTGTTGCTTGGTTATGGTTTCTGGGTATTCAATCAGCAGAAATATCAGCGCTTTGCCCCTTGGTTAAATCTTCAAGAGTATACGCCTAAGCTGATGCTTCCTCTTTTGTCCATGGGTGCACCTATCGCCTTTGCCAGTATGCTAGAGCACGGACTTATCTATGGCGGTACCTTGATGGCAGGCATGATAGGCGTTGCCTCTTTAGCACTGCATCAGATCTTACTGCAATGTCTGTCTTTTACTTGGAACATCAACTTTGGTTTCGCTCAGGCTGCCGCCATCTTGGTAGGCAAAGAGTACGGTGCGACCAATTACAATGGCATTACCGCTATTGCTAAGAAGAGTTTTGTCATTGTCTCTGCGCTGAGCTTTGTTATTGCAGCTGGTTTTGCTATCTGGCCCGAATCAGTCGCAAGCCTGTTCCAGTTAGACAGTGATGGAGGCCATGAGCTTACCGATATACTCAGCTCAGTTATCTGGGTAGTGGCGCTGTGCTTTGTGGTGGATGCATGGCAATTGCTGGCCATCAATATTTTGCGTGGCATGAAGATAGTGGTAGTGCCTACCATAATGACTGCAATCGGTTACTGGGCGTTTGGCCTGCCAGCGGCCTGGCTTCTAATGAAGGCGTTTGGCCTCGCAGGCATCTGGGGCGGGATAGGCATAGGTCTAGGTGTGACAGGTATCTTGCTGCTAGCACAGGTTATCTTTGAAACCCGTCGATTCCATTCTCATTCACAGGTCCAAGTCGCTTAA
- the purU gene encoding formyltetrahydrofolate deformylase — protein sequence MERKTLLTHCSDEPGLIAKITNICYKHQLNIIHNNEFVDNTSGHFFMRTELEGNFNDAVLMEDLEFALPKGASKKLVDSSKKKVVILVTKEAHCLGDILIKTFDGTLNIDIAAIVGNYDTLQPLAEKFDIPFRHVSHEGLNRDEHEAKLCEAINEFAPDYLVLAKYMRILNPGFVAQYRHKIINIHHSFLPAFIGAKPYQQAYERGVKIIGATAHFVTDDLDEGPIIKQDVIPVDHNFSAKDMAQAGRDVEKNVLSKALNKVVNDHVFVYGNKTVIL from the coding sequence ATGGAAAGAAAAACCCTGCTTACCCATTGCTCAGACGAGCCGGGTCTTATCGCTAAGATTACCAACATCTGTTACAAGCATCAGCTAAACATTATCCATAACAACGAGTTTGTTGATAATACCAGCGGTCATTTCTTTATGCGTACCGAGCTTGAGGGTAACTTCAACGATGCTGTACTAATGGAAGACCTTGAGTTTGCGCTACCTAAGGGGGCGAGCAAGAAGCTAGTAGATTCTTCAAAGAAGAAGGTGGTTATCCTAGTCACCAAAGAGGCGCACTGCCTAGGCGATATCCTGATCAAAACCTTCGACGGTACATTGAATATCGATATTGCAGCGATTGTAGGTAACTACGATACTTTGCAGCCACTAGCGGAAAAGTTCGATATCCCATTTCGCCATGTCAGCCATGAGGGATTAAATCGCGACGAGCATGAGGCTAAGCTGTGCGAAGCGATCAATGAGTTTGCCCCAGACTATCTTGTGCTTGCCAAGTATATGCGTATCTTAAACCCGGGCTTTGTGGCCCAATACAGGCATAAGATCATCAATATTCACCACAGCTTCCTACCAGCCTTCATCGGGGCTAAGCCATATCAGCAAGCGTATGAGCGCGGGGTAAAAATCATAGGTGCGACTGCGCACTTTGTTACCGATGATCTCGATGAGGGACCAATCATCAAGCAGGACGTTATCCCTGTGGATCACAACTTTAGCGCCAAAGACATGGCTCAAGCCGGTCGTGATGTAGAGAAGAACGTCCTGAGTAAGGCCCTAAACAAGGTGGTGAATGACCACGTATTTGTCTACGGCAACAAAACGGTAATCCTATAG
- the argS gene encoding arginine--tRNA ligase, with protein sequence MNIQALINDKVSEALTAAGAPAGSPAAVRQSAKPQFGDYQANGVMGVAKRLGTNPREFAQKVLDNLDLDGIASKTEIAGPGFINIFLSEEFLAKSAQAALADKRLSVATEEQKTIVADYSAPNVAKEMHVGHLRSTIIGDAVVRTLEFLGHKVVRANHIGDWGTQFGMLIANLERVQQEAGEVSMELSDLEAFYRESKKLYDEDEAFAERARNYVVKLQGGDEYCAEMWKKLVDITMVQNQRNYDRLNVSLSREDVMGESMYNDMLPGIVADLKEKGLAVEDDGAQVVFLEEYKNKDGEAMGVIIQKRDGGFLYTTTDIACAKYRYEQLGADRVLYFIDSRQHQHLMQAWTIVRKAGYVPEEVSLEHHAFGMMLGKDGRPFKTRAGGTVRLADLLDEAEERAIKLIESKNPELASEEKTKIANTVAMAAVKYADLSKHRTTDYVFDWDNMLAFEGNTAPYMQYAYTRVASVFAKAGISMDELSGDIKITDDKEKALIAKLLQFEEAVQAVAREGQPHIMCSYLFELAGQFSSFYEACPILVAEDEAVKQSRLQLAALTAKTIKQGLSLLGIETLERM encoded by the coding sequence GTGAATATCCAAGCACTTATTAACGACAAAGTTTCCGAAGCACTGACCGCTGCAGGTGCACCTGCAGGTAGCCCAGCTGCTGTACGTCAATCTGCAAAGCCTCAGTTTGGTGACTACCAAGCAAACGGCGTAATGGGCGTTGCAAAACGACTAGGAACTAACCCACGAGAATTCGCGCAAAAAGTGTTAGACAACCTAGACCTAGACGGTATCGCAAGCAAAACCGAGATCGCAGGTCCTGGCTTTATCAATATCTTCCTAAGCGAAGAGTTTCTAGCTAAGTCAGCGCAAGCGGCTCTTGCTGATAAGCGCCTAAGCGTTGCGACTGAAGAGCAAAAAACTATCGTTGCTGACTACTCGGCTCCAAACGTAGCGAAAGAAATGCACGTTGGTCATCTTCGCTCAACCATCATCGGTGATGCGGTAGTTCGTACTCTAGAATTCCTTGGTCACAAGGTTGTTCGTGCAAACCACATCGGTGACTGGGGTACTCAGTTCGGCATGCTTATCGCAAACCTAGAACGCGTTCAGCAAGAAGCTGGCGAGGTTTCTATGGAACTGTCTGACCTAGAAGCTTTCTATCGTGAGTCGAAGAAACTGTACGACGAAGACGAAGCGTTCGCTGAGCGCGCTCGTAACTACGTAGTTAAGCTACAAGGTGGTGACGAGTACTGCGCTGAGATGTGGAAGAAACTGGTTGATATCACCATGGTTCAAAACCAGCGTAACTACGACCGTCTAAATGTTTCTCTATCGCGTGAAGACGTGATGGGTGAGAGCATGTACAACGACATGCTGCCTGGCATCGTTGCTGACCTTAAAGAGAAAGGCCTAGCGGTTGAAGATGACGGCGCTCAGGTTGTATTCCTTGAAGAGTATAAGAACAAAGACGGCGAAGCTATGGGTGTAATCATCCAGAAACGCGACGGCGGTTTCCTATACACCACTACCGACATCGCATGTGCTAAATACCGCTACGAGCAACTTGGCGCAGATCGCGTACTTTACTTCATCGACTCACGTCAGCACCAGCACCTAATGCAAGCTTGGACCATCGTTCGTAAAGCGGGCTATGTGCCAGAAGAGGTATCTCTAGAGCACCACGCATTCGGCATGATGCTTGGCAAAGATGGTCGTCCATTTAAGACCCGTGCTGGCGGTACTGTACGTCTTGCTGACCTTCTTGATGAAGCAGAAGAGCGCGCTATCAAGCTTATCGAGTCTAAGAACCCAGAGCTGGCTTCTGAAGAGAAGACTAAGATCGCTAACACAGTTGCTATGGCAGCGGTTAAATACGCAGACCTTTCTAAGCACCGTACTACTGACTACGTGTTTGATTGGGACAACATGCTAGCATTCGAGGGCAACACAGCGCCTTACATGCAGTACGCATACACCCGTGTGGCATCTGTATTCGCAAAAGCGGGCATCTCTATGGATGAGCTGTCTGGCGATATCAAGATCACCGATGACAAAGAGAAAGCGCTTATCGCTAAACTGCTTCAGTTTGAAGAAGCGGTACAAGCAGTAGCTCGCGAAGGTCAACCACATATCATGTGTAGCTACCTGTTCGAGCTAGCGGGTCAATTCTCTAGCTTCTATGAAGCATGTCCTATCCTAGTAGCAGAAGACGAAGCGGTTAAACAAAGCCGTCTACAACTTGCTGCGCTAACAGCGAAGACCATCAAACAAGGTCTATCACTACTAGGTATCGAGACTCTAGAGCGCATGTAA
- a CDS encoding YrhK family protein: protein MPHVFSNRRRLLNLTSSSKELSAQFRWETINAIAYKLGGVLFVAGSYFFFPAQAEHAYIGSWLFLCASLVYLVVNAHQMLEIRRYWRRCKSHSLDEVLEYVAGLSYLLGTLSFVFGRIAGFFGAEHILISTWLFIIGSALFIAGASVNVFLIIKAESIQLLQLMNLTSITFIVGSVLYGTASIPYLWVFESPNDHRLILNFLAWQYMIGSLLFLLGGIFNYWRAYLLVQRKLARLEGTKALV, encoded by the coding sequence ATGCCTCATGTTTTTTCTAATCGTCGTCGCCTGCTAAATCTCACCTCTAGTAGCAAGGAACTGTCGGCTCAGTTTCGTTGGGAGACGATCAATGCCATCGCCTATAAATTAGGTGGGGTACTATTCGTTGCAGGCAGTTATTTCTTTTTCCCAGCCCAAGCTGAACATGCCTATATTGGAAGTTGGCTATTTTTGTGTGCCTCTCTTGTGTATCTGGTGGTTAATGCCCATCAGATGTTAGAGATAAGACGCTATTGGCGCAGATGTAAATCACATAGCCTAGATGAGGTGTTGGAGTATGTGGCTGGGCTGAGTTATTTGCTCGGTACGTTAAGCTTTGTGTTCGGGCGTATTGCTGGCTTCTTTGGCGCGGAGCACATACTTATCAGCACCTGGCTGTTTATCATAGGTAGCGCCCTGTTTATTGCCGGGGCTAGTGTGAACGTATTTCTTATCATCAAGGCAGAATCGATACAGCTTTTACAGTTGATGAATCTAACCTCAATCACCTTCATTGTCGGTTCGGTTCTATACGGCACTGCTTCTATTCCCTATCTGTGGGTATTTGAGTCACCCAATGACCATCGCCTGATACTCAATTTTCTGGCGTGGCAATATATGATTGGCAGTCTGCTATTTTTGCTCGGTGGGATATTTAACTATTGGCGAGCCTATCTCTTGGTTCAAAGGAAGTTAGCCCGGCTCGAAGGGACGAAAGCATTGGTTTAG
- the tsaB gene encoding tRNA (adenosine(37)-N6)-threonylcarbamoyltransferase complex dimerization subunit type 1 TsaB, with translation MSAKILALDTSTEFCSAALLVDGELFHRGEVSPRGHTTKILPMVDAILAEAGIKLTDLDGLAFGRGPGSFTGVRIGIGVAQGLAFGADLPMLGVSTLKAMAQGAYRTSGATHVAAAIDARMSEVYWGRFSRQQDNSWSEVDAECVIPPAELSEQVTEDGNSWTQVGTGWDAYSEELAGLKLNRTESGVLYPESQDIVAVASQEWSEDKLVGPEEASPVYLRDKVAWKKLPGRE, from the coding sequence ATGAGCGCTAAAATCTTAGCTTTAGACACCTCTACCGAGTTTTGCTCGGCTGCTCTACTTGTAGATGGTGAACTGTTTCATCGTGGCGAGGTCTCACCGAGAGGCCACACAACAAAAATCCTGCCTATGGTGGATGCGATCCTAGCCGAGGCCGGTATCAAGCTGACTGACCTAGATGGCCTAGCATTTGGTCGTGGGCCAGGCAGCTTCACCGGTGTTCGTATCGGTATCGGTGTTGCCCAGGGTTTAGCCTTTGGCGCTGACCTGCCTATGCTGGGTGTATCGACCCTAAAAGCCATGGCTCAGGGTGCTTATCGCACATCCGGTGCAACTCATGTTGCTGCCGCCATCGATGCGCGAATGAGCGAGGTGTATTGGGGCCGCTTTAGCCGTCAGCAAGATAACAGTTGGTCTGAGGTTGACGCTGAGTGTGTTATCCCACCGGCTGAACTTAGTGAGCAAGTCACCGAAGACGGCAACAGCTGGACTCAAGTCGGCACAGGTTGGGATGCCTACAGCGAAGAGCTAGCTGGCCTTAAACTGAATCGCACCGAAAGCGGTGTGCTGTATCCAGAATCACAAGACATTGTCGCTGTTGCTTCCCAAGAGTGGAGTGAAGATAAACTGGTTGGCCCTGAAGAGGCATCTCCTGTTTATCTGCGTGACAAGGTTGCTTGGAAGAAGCTTCCAGGCCGAGAATAG
- a CDS encoding LysR family transcriptional regulator: MKPYPDIPYSHNSLKTFEAVARHLSFTDAALELSVTQSAVSRQVKQLEQGLKTELVTRMHRSIELTKQGAELFLVLQKNYQSVQSLIESWHSSDQQRIVIKAALSYATRSLLPKIQQLQERYPEHEIVVIPIIEEDEAIKANDYDLLILNSRAPHLYKNRPDIEFLRYEYMGPVCSQEIYSQHVDLDALLTLPRLHSTLDHHDWKTWLASIGHRDNRKARNTTFFTLDLALSACLSGQGVTVTDLLLILPELEHGYLVSPSNIQILPSEWQYFCHCRSSSAVVQGVQEWIKQEANKEIDVLRGLSQKFGWDLQ, translated from the coding sequence ATGAAGCCCTATCCAGATATCCCCTATTCCCACAACAGCTTGAAAACCTTCGAGGCAGTGGCGAGACATCTGAGCTTTACCGATGCCGCATTGGAGCTCAGCGTCACCCAAAGTGCGGTCAGCAGACAGGTAAAACAGCTGGAGCAAGGGCTAAAGACAGAGCTTGTCACCCGCATGCACCGCAGTATCGAGCTGACCAAGCAAGGGGCCGAACTCTTCCTTGTACTGCAGAAGAACTATCAGAGTGTCCAGTCATTAATAGAATCTTGGCATTCCAGCGATCAGCAACGTATCGTGATAAAGGCGGCGCTCAGCTACGCAACGCGCTCACTGCTTCCCAAGATACAGCAACTTCAAGAGCGCTATCCTGAACACGAGATAGTAGTTATTCCCATCATCGAAGAAGATGAAGCGATCAAAGCCAATGACTATGACCTGCTGATCTTAAACTCTAGAGCGCCGCACCTTTACAAGAACAGACCAGATATTGAGTTTCTTCGCTATGAGTACATGGGGCCAGTCTGCTCACAGGAGATCTATTCGCAGCATGTGGATTTAGACGCACTACTCACACTTCCTCGCCTGCACTCGACGTTGGATCATCACGATTGGAAAACCTGGCTTGCATCCATAGGGCATAGAGATAACCGAAAAGCGCGTAATACTACGTTTTTTACCTTGGACCTGGCGCTCAGTGCTTGCTTGTCAGGACAGGGAGTGACTGTGACCGATCTTCTTTTGATACTGCCTGAACTAGAACATGGCTATCTAGTTAGCCCAAGTAATATCCAGATCCTACCCTCTGAATGGCAATATTTTTGCCACTGCCGATCTTCTTCTGCTGTTGTGCAAGGAGTACAAGAGTGGATCAAGCAGGAGGCGAATAAGGAAATTGATGTGCTTCGAGGGCTAAGCCAAAAATTTGGTTGGGATTTACAGTAG